One Gemmatimonas sp. DNA window includes the following coding sequences:
- a CDS encoding DUF305 domain-containing protein, translating to MTLSRVAPCAIVALALITVAPAVSAQAVSAADVAFMQGMIMHHAQAVTMTAMVRTHTSRAALHLLAERIEVSQQDELAVMQRWLADRGASLEMHTTHTTHTTRTMPGMLSAEQLAELATARDLAFDRLFLRFMIQHHDGALQMVADLRRVPGAAQAPMLLQFINDIDADQRAEIRRMQRLLATWSK from the coding sequence ATGACGCTCTCCCGAGTTGCACCGTGCGCGATCGTCGCGCTTGCGCTGATAACCGTCGCTCCGGCGGTGTCAGCGCAAGCGGTATCAGCCGCCGACGTGGCGTTCATGCAAGGCATGATCATGCATCACGCGCAGGCGGTTACGATGACGGCGATGGTGCGGACGCACACCTCGCGCGCGGCCCTTCACCTGCTCGCCGAGCGCATCGAGGTGTCGCAGCAGGACGAGCTGGCGGTCATGCAACGATGGCTCGCCGACCGTGGCGCGTCGCTCGAGATGCACACCACGCACACCACGCACACCACGCGGACCATGCCGGGGATGCTGTCGGCCGAGCAGTTGGCGGAGCTCGCGACCGCTCGTGATCTGGCGTTCGACCGCCTGTTCCTGCGCTTCATGATTCAGCATCATGACGGCGCACTGCAGATGGTTGCCGACCTGCGCCGCGTGCCCGGTGCGGCGCAGGCGCCGATGCTGTTGCAGTTCATCAATGACATCGATGCCGACCAGCGTGCGGAGATCCGCCGCATGCAGCGACTGCTGGCGACATGGTCGAAGTGA